The Garra rufa chromosome 8, GarRuf1.0, whole genome shotgun sequence genome has a segment encoding these proteins:
- the spryd7b gene encoding SPRY domain-containing protein 7b, with amino-acid sequence MRSILSCNCTSGDLSARMAAMFTCCLGCCGDGGPGHAPLKEMPTVQLDTHHMGTDVVIVKSGRRICGTGACLANAPLHQNKSYFEFKVQSTGVWGIGVATQKVNLNQVPLGQDSHSLVLRHDGSIYHNNEEKNRLPANSLPQEGDIVGVTYDHVELNLYLNGKNMHCPASGIRGTVFPIVYVDDSAIIDCQFSDFYHTPPEGFEKILFEQQIF; translated from the exons ATGAGATCCATTCTATCCTGTAACTGCACTTCCGGTGATCTCAGCGCTAGAATGGCTGCAATGTTTACGTGTTGTTTGGGCTGCTGCGGGGATGGCGGACCGGGTCATGCTCCCCTCAAAGAAATGCCCACCGTGCAGCTAGACACGCATCACATGG GGACGGATGTGGTCATAGTGAAAAGTGGGAGGCGGATCTGTGGAACCGGAGCCTGTCTTGCCAACGCCCCTCTACACCAGAACAAGAGCTATTTTGAGTTCAAGGTCCAGTCCACTG GTGTTTGGGGGATCGGTGTGGCCACTCAGAAGGTGAATTTGAACCAGGTGCCACTGGGTCAAGACAGTCACAGTTTGGTGCTTAGACACGATGGCTCCATATACCACAACAATGAGGAGAAGAACCGATTACCTGCCAACAGCCTGCCTCAGGAGGGGGATATAGTG GGGGTGACCTACGATCATGTGGAACTGAACCTGTACTTAAATGGAAAGAACATGCACTGTCCAGCCTCAGGTATTCGAGGGACTGTGTTCCCCATAGTTTATG TGGACGACAGTGCCATCATAGACTGCCAGTTCAGTGATTTCTACCACACTCCACCTGAAGGCTTCGAAAAGATTCTGTTTGAACAGCAGATCTTTTGA